GTCACCAGTCTGAGGGGACTCAGTCTGTCCTCAGTGGTCTCTGAGGGTTCAGTGATATTATCAActaatattaaaatcaacaatattattatcaataatattgtCATGTGTTTGGTTTCGTTGCCGTTTTACCTAACCCGAAGGTGTAGTTCTCGTAGTTGTGATGATACTCGACTGCCAGGGTGGAGTAGGTCAACtgtggaccaatcagatgatggctgaggaaacaggaggagatcCGGCCCGAATTcatgaggcagacagagacacacacagacacacagagacagagagacagacatacacGACAATCAGTTCAGTTGTGGACCAATCAAACCTGTTTGAACATCCAGACAACAAGTCCCACCTGGAAGCTCCATAGCGAGGAGGTCAGGCTAtgggggtggtggtgtgggggagCAGAGGGGTTGTAGGCCATGGCTCCTGGAACGGCGGGGTTTGCGGGTGGGGGGTGACCAGCTGGCTGGAAGCGGGGGGGGGTAGTGCCAGAGGGGGGGGCTGGGCCTGCATTGTGGGATGGTGGTGGCATCAGAATCTCCGTACCCGGCCCTCCACTGCTACCAATGAAACTTTCCTGAAGTTGCACTGGCGATGATGACGCCCCACACACGAGAGTCCAAGTCTAGATGAGGACAGAACGAGATGAAGACAGAGTTCAGCAAGGGGTCACTTGAGGGTCAGCATTGGGTGACAGAGATCAGAAGGGGGTCAAGGAGCTCAGCATGTTGGTCACAGTAAGTCATAAGGGGGATATCAGAGGGTTAGGAGGGGGGTCACAGAAGTCAGGAGGGGGTCACGGGGGTTAAATATACCAAGGGTCTCCTGTTCTGGTTAGGAGCAGCAACATTCCAGGCAGGAACTGGATTCACTGGTTTCAGGTCCGGGTgtctgacacagagacagagacagagacagagatgtactGAACTCTAACTAACTCAGACAAGACCTCCTCAAAGCTTGACCCCCttcaatgtgaaatatatttccACACAACGTCTCAGAATTCTTTGTAAAGATCAGTTTAACTCTCACACTCCATCTGTCCTCATCTGTCTGAGGGTTCTGAGGGTCTGGTTTTAGGGTTAAACTTAGTGTCAGGTATAAGTGGTTTGTTACTTTTTTCTGAGTTCCTCGATGATGAGGGTGACGGCCGTGGAGTCTGTTTCTACTTCCTGATTGAAAGCGTTGGAGTACTTCCCTATTGCCTCCAAATGCACCTGAAacacaggtggaggtgatgacACCCACATGtgagacagacaacaaaagccGTCCACAACATACACAGTCCTGACCCTGATTCAGTATTAACATCAGTATCGTGAAGTGTAATGTTACCTGACAATTGTTCCTCCCAGGAGGTACTGCCTTCCTGCAAACAAACTTGTAGTCTGTCTTCTgcatctctgtctcacacacaacacgcacagatagacagacagagagacacacacacacacacacacacacacacacacaatcagaactACTGTCATCAACAGAAAACCCtctatatttttctgtcagatgtaTGTAACCAGTTACCTTCGCAGATATCCAGCGTGATGTTAAACTCCACATCTCTGTAATACTCCTGCATCCAGAGACCTCATCACCTTATATGAAAGAGACAGTCTGGCGCGGGGGCGGGGCTTCTAGTGGACACTGAccaattaaaaaacattcaattttgCTCCATTTCTCTGACgagtttatgttttatattacCTACAAATTTAACTGAAAAGCCACCTCAGAGCTCGTATGTGTGAGTGCACAATGAGCCCAAGCTCAGTTCTGTTCACACGAGCAGTGACCACGAGTCTGAAGAAGGAAGCAAAAACCAGCAGTTCCTTCAGTGGCCACCTGAGGCTTCAAAAGCAAGTCAATCCCCATAGATTcccatgttaaaatgtccaaatttacagcagatataaaaatgtttgcagcctggtacaaaaacagttttggtcaTGACAACTGTATGGGGGGTGAGTTTTTCTATAACTCACCCATTTAGATATAATAAGGCTTAAAGTTAGACATAAAAAGGGCATGGCCATGCCGTAGCTGTTTGGTAGCTTTGAGCTAGGTGGGCGTGTTTCATCAACAGGGCTTCATTCACCATTTTTAGATTAGCTGAGACTAGGAGCCCCGCCCACTTTGAGCTTCAGAACAAACCTGCAGGTGACACCATGGATCATGCATTCCCCCAccatccccacccccacccccacccccacctggGCCCCCACTGTCACAGCGCCTCGCGTCTCTTCAGCAGCTCCCCCGGACTCCACATCCTCCctgctggacaaacacacaggtgtgttaGAGAGTGACATTATAGCAGTTACCTTGAACATCACggacaacaaacagaaaatccaCATCAAGCCAAGAAATCTGTACGGCAGAGCGATGATGACATCTCTACATCAGCTGTCCAATCTGTCGAACTTTAATGTGTGTACCTGTGAGCTTGATCCTCAGGTGTGCTGTGTCTATAGCGCTGACCTCCAACTCTGCAGGCCTCCATCGCCTGACAGAGCTCCGTCTCTTCTGACAAAAACACCCGAGTGTAGAACAGCTCATACAGGAGAgctagacagacagacagacagacacaaagacagaacactgtttgttcttctttacTTGTGAGGGCCCTCACTGTCATGATCTCACCGACACCACCATCGAAATACATCTCACCTGAACCTGGTT
This genomic window from Acanthopagrus latus isolate v.2019 unplaced genomic scaffold, fAcaLat1.1, whole genome shotgun sequence contains:
- the LOC119016139 gene encoding putative bifunctional UDP-N-acetylglucosamine transferase and deubiquitinase ALG13; protein product: MLSHSINGHYDIIYPRTYHASAALRQSLLYELFYTRVFLSEETELCQAMEACRVGGQRYRHSTPEDQAHREDVESGGAAEETRGAVTVGAQVGVGVGVGMVGECMIHGVTCRFVLKLKVGGAPSLS